The Terriglobales bacterium genome has a window encoding:
- a CDS encoding 2Fe-2S iron-sulfur cluster-binding protein: MSTPGPLYRPFDELVTIKILGKEFQVPKGNMLLRAMQYLSPENVAMGRFCWNEECQYCRVSYKATPDGAPRQALSCKLMVEPGMEVVEVATEIKYCLRDLGLK; encoded by the coding sequence ATGAGCACTCCCGGCCCCCTATATCGTCCATTCGACGAACTAGTCACCATCAAAATCCTCGGCAAAGAATTCCAAGTCCCAAAGGGCAACATGCTGCTGCGAGCCATGCAATATCTTTCGCCCGAGAATGTCGCCATGGGACGCTTCTGCTGGAACGAAGAATGCCAATACTGCCGCGTCTCCTACAAAGCCACGCCTGACGGCGCACCACGCCAAGCGCTCTCCTGCAAGCTGATGGTCGAACCGGGAATGGAAGTTGTAGAGGTTGCGACGGAGATTAAGTATTGTTTGCGGGATTTGGGGTTGAAGTAA
- a CDS encoding S9 family peptidase — translation MKRTLTFLPLIIFTSFALAQHAPSGPPLAPQSVQPNSALIVEGIPPVPTSIAQQADRYTQVRTAAFLDWNPTKREMLINTRFGDVPQVHRVAAPGADRTQLTFFPDRVTSAHYDPVNGKYFIFSKDIGGGEWFQYYRYDVDSGDITLLTDGKSRNLGAVFANRSGQFAYNSTRRNGQDTDLWVMDASDPKTDRMLLQLQGGGWQTTDWSPDDKQLLLIEGISVNESYIWLVDVASGQKRQLTQKGSEQIAYSDAKFSKDGKGFYATTDRDSEFQRLAYFDLGSLQPKYLTSDIKWDVDDFDISEDGRTIAFIANEDGASVIRLLDTASGRQKAGPKIPLGVVGRVKWHKNGQDVAFSLSSAKSPLDTYSFNAQTGKVDRWTTSETGGLNPANFATPEMIHWKTFDARTISGYLYKPDSAKFSGKRPVIIDIHGGPEGQSRPGFAGRTNYYVNELGVAVIFPNVRGSTGYGKSFVKLDNGFLREGTYKDIGALIDWVKQSPDLDGGSIMVTGGSYGGHMTWAIATLYENDLCCQLPVVGPSNLVTLLEHTEPYRRDLRRVEYGDERDPKMREFMERIAPMNNAQKITKPTFVVAGTNDPRVPVSESRQMADKLKGNGAPLWYLEAKDEGHGFSKKKNQDFQFYSTIMFVKTYLLKQPLETAAGQ, via the coding sequence ATGAAACGCACACTAACTTTTCTGCCCCTCATTATCTTTACCTCATTCGCCCTCGCCCAGCATGCACCTAGCGGTCCTCCGCTGGCGCCGCAAAGCGTGCAGCCAAACTCAGCCCTAATCGTGGAAGGCATTCCGCCGGTTCCTACGTCGATCGCGCAACAGGCGGATCGTTATACGCAAGTCCGTACTGCCGCTTTTCTGGATTGGAATCCGACCAAACGCGAGATGTTGATCAACACGCGCTTCGGCGATGTGCCGCAGGTGCATCGTGTAGCGGCTCCTGGGGCTGACCGCACGCAACTTACGTTCTTTCCTGACCGCGTGACTTCAGCGCACTACGATCCGGTCAATGGGAAGTACTTCATCTTCTCGAAAGATATCGGCGGCGGCGAGTGGTTCCAGTACTACCGCTATGACGTCGATTCGGGCGACATAACGCTGCTGACTGACGGAAAGTCGCGCAACCTGGGCGCGGTCTTCGCTAACCGTAGCGGGCAGTTTGCCTACAACTCGACGCGGCGCAACGGCCAGGACACCGATCTTTGGGTGATGGATGCCAGCGATCCCAAAACGGACCGCATGCTGCTGCAGCTTCAAGGCGGCGGATGGCAGACTACCGACTGGTCTCCAGATGACAAGCAGCTCCTGCTCATCGAGGGCATCTCGGTGAACGAGTCCTACATATGGCTCGTGGACGTCGCCTCGGGACAGAAGAGACAGCTTACCCAAAAAGGATCCGAGCAGATTGCTTACAGCGACGCGAAGTTCAGCAAAGATGGCAAGGGGTTCTACGCCACTACGGATCGTGACTCGGAGTTCCAGCGTCTGGCCTACTTCGATCTCGGTTCACTGCAGCCAAAGTATTTGACGAGCGACATCAAGTGGGACGTGGACGATTTCGACATCAGCGAGGACGGGCGCACGATTGCCTTCATCGCCAACGAAGATGGAGCCAGCGTGATCCGCCTACTCGATACAGCGTCGGGGCGGCAAAAAGCAGGGCCGAAGATTCCGCTGGGCGTAGTTGGCAGAGTTAAGTGGCACAAGAACGGACAGGATGTTGCCTTCAGCCTCAGCTCAGCCAAGTCTCCGCTCGATACCTATTCGTTCAACGCTCAGACCGGCAAGGTTGATCGCTGGACTACGAGCGAAACCGGAGGCCTGAATCCGGCGAACTTTGCTACGCCGGAGATGATCCACTGGAAGACCTTCGATGCTCGTACCATCTCGGGATATCTCTATAAACCAGATTCTGCAAAGTTCAGCGGCAAACGGCCGGTGATTATCGATATTCACGGCGGTCCTGAAGGGCAGTCGCGTCCTGGGTTCGCAGGGCGAACAAACTACTACGTGAATGAACTTGGTGTGGCCGTGATCTTTCCCAATGTTCGCGGGTCCACCGGATATGGGAAAAGCTTCGTCAAGCTCGACAATGGATTCCTGCGCGAGGGAACTTATAAAGACATCGGAGCGCTGATCGATTGGGTCAAGCAGAGTCCCGATTTGGACGGAGGCAGCATCATGGTCACCGGCGGCAGCTATGGCGGTCACATGACTTGGGCGATCGCGACGCTCTACGAAAACGATCTCTGCTGTCAGTTGCCGGTGGTTGGTCCGAGTAATCTGGTTACACTGCTGGAGCACACCGAACCCTATCGCCGCGATCTGCGACGTGTCGAATATGGCGACGAGCGTGATCCTAAGATGCGCGAGTTCATGGAACGTATTGCACCGATGAACAACGCGCAGAAGATCACCAAGCCGACGTTCGTTGTCGCCGGCACGAATGATCCGCGAGTGCCGGTTAGCGAGTCGCGGCAGATGGCTGACAAGCTGAAGGGAAATGGAGCTCCGCTGTGGTATCTCGAAGCCAAGGACGAAGGCCACGGATTCTCGAAGAAGAAGAACCAGGATTTCCAGTTCTATTCGACGATCATG